One Desulfocurvus vexinensis DSM 17965 genomic window, CGATGACGAAGGATGGAATGAGGGGCAGAGGAGCCTCCTCCCCGGTGGAGGGAGGCCATAGGCCGACCGGAACCGGGGATGAGGCACGCAAGCCGCCCAAGAGGTTCTGGGCCAAGCACAAGACCGAGGCTGTGCTCAGGCTACTGCGTGGTGAGGACATCGAGATTTTGAGCCGTGAACTTGGCGTGACCGCCGCCGCCCTGACCCGCTGGCGGGATCAATTCCTTGCTGGCGGTGCCGAGGGGCTCAAGAAGCGCTCACCCAAGGACGAGGCAGAGGTC contains:
- a CDS encoding helix-turn-helix domain-containing protein, translating into MTKDGMRGRGASSPVEGGHRPTGTGDEARKPPKRFWAKHKTEAVLRLLRGEDIEILSRELGVTAAALTRWRDQFLAGGAEGLKKRSPKDEAEV